A stretch of Aythya fuligula isolate bAytFul2 chromosome 1, bAytFul2.pri, whole genome shotgun sequence DNA encodes these proteins:
- the USP5 gene encoding ubiquitin carboxyl-terminal hydrolase 5: MAELSEALLSVLPSIRVPKAGDRVHKDECAFSFDTPESAGGLYICMNTFLGFGKHYVERHFQKTGQRVYLHLKRTRKPKEEDANSSAGDPPRKKPTRLAIGVEGGFDITEEKFEYDEDVKIVILPEHLDIPRDGLEGLPDMVRDRIASAVEAILTADSASRKQEVQAWDGEVRRVSKHAFSLHQLQNDVRIPPCGWKCSKCDMRENLWLNMTDGAILCGRRYFDGSGGNNHAVEHYRETGYPLAVKLGTITPDGADVYSYDEDDMVLDPNLAEHLAHFGIDMLKMQKTDKTMTELEIDMNQRIGEWELIQESGVQLKPLFGPGYTGIRNLGNSCYLNSVMQVLFSIPDFQRKYVDKLEKIFQSAPSDPTQDFSTQVAKLGHGLLSGEYSKPVSAEGEQQPEQKGVQNGIAPRMFKSLIGKGHPEFSTNRQQDAQEFFLHFINMVERNCRSSENPNEVFRFLVEEKLKCLATEKVKYTQRVDYIMQLPVPMDAALNKDELLEYEEKKRQAEEEKQPLPELVRAKVPFSSCLEAYGAPEQVDDFWSTALQAKSVALKTTRFASFPDYLVIQIKKFTFGLDWVPKKLDVSIEMPEELDISALQGTGLQDGEEEMPDIAPPLVTPDEPKGSLGFYGNEDDDSFCSPHFSSPTSPMLDESVIIQLVEMGFPMDACRKAVYYTGNSGVEAAMNWVMSHMDDPDFANPLVLPGSSGPGSTIACPDPPSEDSVATIVSMGFSRDQAMKALRATNNSLERAVDWIFSHIDDLDAEAAMDISEGRSAADSISESVPVGPKVRDGPGKYQLFAFISHMGTSTMCGHYVCHIKKDGRWVIYNDQKVCASEKPPKDLGYIYFYQRIPS, translated from the exons ATGGCGGAGCTGAGCGAGGCGCTGCTCTCCGTGCTGCCGTCCATCCGCGTGCCCAAGGCCGGCGACCGGGTCCACAAGGACGAGTGCGCCTTCTCCTTCGACACGCCG gAGTCGGCGGGCGGGCTGTACATCTGCATGAACACCTTCCTGGGCTTCGGCAAGCACTACGTGGAGAGGCACTTCCAGAAGACGGGCCAGCGGGTCTACCTGCACCTCAAGCGGACGCGCAAGCCG aaggaagaagatgCTAACTCCAGTGCTGGGGACCCCCCGAGGAAAAAACCGACTCGCTTGGCCATTG gTGTGGAAGGTGGATTCGACATCACAGAGGAAAAGTTTGAATACGATGAAGATGtgaaaatagttattttacCAGAGCATTTGGATATTCCCCGTGATGGGCTGGAGGGGCTCCCTGACATGGTCAGAGACAGG ATTGCCAGTGCGGTGGAGGCCATCCTGACGGCAGACTCAGCCTCGCGGAAGCAGGAGGTGCAGGCTTGGGATGGGGAGGTTCGGCGCGTTTCCAAACACGCTTTTTCCCTGCACCAGCTTCAGAACGACGTCCGCATCCCACCATG CGGCTGGAAGTGCAGCAAGTGTGACATGAGGGAGAACCTGTGGCTGAACATGACCGATGGAGCCATCCTCTGCGGCCGGCGCTACTTCGATGGCAGTGGGGGCAACAACCACGCGGTGGAGCATTACCGGGAGACTGGCTACCCGCTGGCTGTGAAGCTGGGAACCATTACTCCTGACGGGGCTG ATGTCTACTCCTACGATGAGGATGACATGGTGTTGGATCCCAACCTGGCAGAACACCTTGCTCACTTTGGGATTGACATGCTCAAGATGCAGAAG ACAGACAAGACGATGACAGAACTGGAAATAGACATGAATCAACGCATTGGGGAGTGGGAGCTCATCCAGGAGTCTGGTGTGCAGCTCAAGCCCCTCTTTGGGCCTGGGTACACTGGCATCCGTAACCTGGGCAACAGTTGCTACCTCAATTCTGTGATGCAGGTGCTGTTCAGTATCCCAGACTTCCAGAGAAA GTACGTGGACAAGCTGGAGAAGATATTCCAAAGCGCACCTTCGGACCCCACACAGGACTTCAGCACACAAGT AGCCAAGCTGGGCCACGGGCTGCTGTCTGGGGAGTATTCAAAGCCGGTTTCTGCggaaggggagcagcagcctgaaCAGAAG GGTGTGCAAAACGGCATTGCTCCCCGCATGTTTAAGTCCCTGATCGGAAAGGGACACCCGGAGTTTTCCACTAACCGACAGCAGGACGCCCAGGAATTCTTTCTGCACTTCATCAACATGGTGGAG AGGAACTGCCGCAGCTCGGAGAACCCCAATGAGGTCTTTCGTTTTCTGGtggaggaaaagctgaagtgcCTGGCCACAGAGAAGGTGAAATACACCCAGCGTGTGGACTATATCATGCAGCTGCCTGTGCCCATGGACGCTGCACTCAACAAAG ATGAACTGCTGGAATACGAGGAGAAGAAGcggcaggcagaggaggagaagcagccacTGCCTGAGCTGGTGCGAGCCAAGGTGCCTTTCAGCTCCTGCCTAGAGGCCTATGGAGCTCCAGAACAGGTGGATGATTTCTGGAGCACAGCCTTGCAGGCCAAGTCTGTGGCTCTCAa AACAACGCGGTTCGCCTCTTTCCCAGATTATTTGGTGATCCAGATCAAGAAATTCACTTTTGGTCTGGACTGGGTGCCCAAAAAGCTTG ATGTCTCCATTGAAATGCCCGAGGAGCTGGATATCTCTGCGCTGCAGGGAACGGGGCTGCaagatggagaagaagaaatgccAGACATCGCGCCCCCGCTGGTGACACCAGACGAGCCCAAAGGTAGCCTGGGGTTCTATGGCAACGAGGACGACGACTCCTTCTGCTCCCCTCACTTCTCCTCTCCGACAT CCCCCATGCTGGATGAGTCGGTGATCATCCAGCTAGTGGAGATGGGCTTTCCCATGGACGCCTGCCGCAAGGCCGTGTACTACACGGGGAACAGCGGCGTCGAGGCTGCCATGAACTGGGTCATGTCCCACATGGATGATCCAG ACTTTGCCAACCCATTAGTTCTCCCGGGATCCAGTGGACCAGGGTCAACTATTGCTTGCCCAGACCCTCCTTCAGAAGACAGCGTGGCCACCATTGTCTCCATGGGCTTCTCCCGGGACCAGGCCATGAAAGCGCTTAGGGCAACG AACAACAGCCTGGAGCGTGCTGTGGATTGGATCTTCAGTCACATTGATGACCTCGACGCGGAAGCTGCTATGGATATCTCAGAGGGGCGCTCGGCAGCAGACTCCATCTCCGAGTCTGTCCCTGTTGGTCCTAAAGTGCGCGATGGGCCTGGAA AATATCAGCTGTTTGCCTTCATCAGCCACATGGGCACTTCGACTATGTGCGGCCACTACGTTTGTCACATCAAGAAAGATGGCAG GTGGGTGATCTACAACGACCAGAAAGTCTGTGCTTCTGAGAAGCCCCCCAAGGACCTGGGCTACATCTACTTCTACCAGCGGATCCCCAGCTAG
- the CDCA3 gene encoding cell division cycle-associated protein 3 encodes MGAAGSAPATPAPPRGRRPEHLRDPRSPSAGILRTPIEVLSSPAAPSPQPGPAADPRSPTPGISRTPMKEALSGSKYARRKAGNKILVTSGGNGRSPFSVLQDDNSPSASAPRQVKRHVLGENLGEKEIVAADLSRSLKAGNCPWSDLNKENQQCPFVEN; translated from the exons ATGGGCGCCGCCGGCAGCGCCCCCGCCacccccgcgccgccccgcggCCGGCGCCCGGAGCACCTCCGCGACCCGCGCTCGCCCAGCGCCGGCATCCTGCGCACCCCCATCGAG gtgctgagctcccccgccgcccccagcccgcagcccggccccgccgccgacCCCCGGTCTCCGACGCCCGGCATCTCCCGCACGCCCATGAAGGAGGCGCTGAGCG GGAGCAAGTATGCAAGACGTAAGGCTGGCAACAAAATCCTGGTAACATCTGGAGGAAATGGCCGCTCTCCCTTCAGTGTCCTACAAGATGATAATTCCCCCAGTGCTTCTGCCCCTCGCCAG GTCAAGAGGCACGTGTTGGGAGAGAACCTCGGGGAGAAGGAAATAGTGGCAGCAGATCTGAGCAGGAGCCTTAAAGCTGGGAACTGTCCTTGGAGCGACTTGAACAAAGAGAACCAGCAGTGTCCTTTTGTGGAGAACTAG
- the GNB3 gene encoding guanine nucleotide-binding protein G(I)/G(S)/G(T) subunit beta-3 has product MGEMEQMKQEAEQLKKQIADARKACADTTLAQIVAGVEVVGRIQMRTRRTLRGHLAKIYAMHWSTDSKLLVSASQDGKLIVWDTYTTNKVHAIPLRSSWVMTCAYAPSGNFVACGGLDNMCSIYNLKTREGNVKVSRELSAHTGYLSCCRFLDDNNIVTSSGDTTCALWDIETGQQKTVFLGHTGDCMSLAVSPDFKLFISGACDATAKLWDVREGTCRQTFSGHESDINAICFFPNGEAICTGSDDATCRLFDLRADQELIVYSHESIICGITSVAFSRSGRLLLAGYDDFNCNIWDSLKAERVGILSGHDNRVSCLGVTADGMAVATGSWDSFLKIWN; this is encoded by the exons ATGGGGGAAATGGAACAGAtgaagcaggaggctgagcagctgAAGAAGCAGATTGCG gatgccCGGAAAGCTTGTGCAGACACAACACTTGCTCAG ATCGTGGCTGGTGTGGAGGTTGTTGGTCGCATTCAGATGCGGACCCGAAGGACCCTGCGTGGGCACCTGGCCAAGATCTATGCCATGCACTGGTCGACGGACTCCAA ACTCCTGGTCAGTGCCTCACAAGACGGGAAGCTGATTGTGTGGGACACGTACACAACTAACAAG GTCCACGCCATCCCTTTGCGTTCTTCCTGGGTTATGACCTGTGCCTATGCCCCCTCGGGCAATTTTGTGGCCTGCGGGGGCCTCGACAACATGTGCTCCATCTACAACCTCAAGACTCGTGAAGGCAATGTCAAAGTGAGCAGAGAGCTCTCAGCCCATACAG GTTACCTCTCCTGCTGCCGATTTCTCGATGACAACAACATTGTGACTAGCTCTGGAGATACCACATG TGCGCTCTGGGACATTGAGACGGGGCAGCAGAAGACGGTGTTCCTGGGCCACACCGGAGACTGTATGAGCTTGGCGGTCTCCCCGGACTTCAAGCTGTTCATCTCTGGGGCCTGCGATGCTACTGCCAAACTGTGGGACGTGCGGGAGGGTACCTGCCGTCAGACCTTCTCAGGGCATGAGTCTGATATCAACGCCATCTGT TTCTTCCCTAACGGTGAAGCCATCTGCACCGGCTCAGACGATGCCACCTGCCGCCTCTTCGACCTGCGGGCCGACCAGGAGCTCATAGTGTACTCTCACGAGAGCATCATCTGCGGAATCACCTCCGTCGCCTTCTCCCGCAGCGGGCGCCTCTTGCTTGCCGGGTACGACGACTTCAACTGCAATATCTGGGACTCCCTGAAAGCAGAACGCGTGG GAATCCTCTCTGGCCACGACAACAGAGTGAGCTGCCTGGGGGTGACAGCGGATGGCATGGCTGTTGCCACTGGCTCCTGGGACAGCTTCCTCAAGATCTGGAACTGA